The Actinomycetota bacterium genomic sequence CGGCAGCCTGTCTTTGACGATATGCGCAAACGCGCCGAAGGCTACAGGGTCATTGGGGACCTGAAACACACAGATCGCATCATGCGAGACTCTTTTTGGATCGGGGTATATCCTGGCATGAGCGATGAGATGCTTTCTTATATGGCCGATACGCTCATTCACGCTTGCGGGAGAAAAAAGTGAAGGTCAGCGACTACATTGCTGCCTTTCTGGCTG encodes the following:
- a CDS encoding lipopolysaccharide biosynthesis protein RfbH; the protein is RQPVFDDMRKRAEGYRVIGDLKHTDRIMRDSFWIGVYPGMSDEMLSYMADTLIHACGRKK